A DNA window from Micromonospora sp. NBC_01739 contains the following coding sequences:
- a CDS encoding alpha/beta hydrolase family protein — MEYVQEFVQVDGARLGIQVYPEPTGPAEAPVVLVVPAMGVRARYYRPFATALRAAGLRVVVADLRGTGESTPRASRACRYGYPELAADIGAVRAALKVRFDGRRTLLLGHSLGGQAAVLHLALHGEQEVDGLVLTAVGIPYWRDFTGPRRYGVLPYTQGIAATARLLGVWPGWGFGGRQARGVIRDWAYTARTGRFPDLEGVDTEAAVRQIRTPVLAVSFAHDQYTPHATLDRLCAKLPEAAVARVRYPDPQGVRLDHFTWVRHAAEPLAARVADFAATLPAR; from the coding sequence GTGGAGTACGTGCAGGAATTCGTCCAGGTCGACGGCGCCCGCCTGGGCATCCAGGTCTATCCGGAGCCCACCGGCCCGGCGGAGGCACCGGTGGTACTGGTCGTGCCGGCCATGGGGGTGCGGGCCCGGTACTACCGGCCCTTCGCCACCGCCCTGCGGGCCGCCGGACTGCGGGTGGTCGTGGCCGACCTGCGGGGCACCGGCGAGAGCACCCCCAGAGCCAGCCGGGCCTGTCGGTACGGCTACCCGGAGCTGGCCGCCGACATCGGTGCGGTACGCGCCGCCCTCAAGGTTCGGTTCGACGGTCGGCGCACCCTGCTGCTGGGGCACTCCCTCGGTGGGCAGGCCGCCGTGCTGCACCTGGCCCTGCACGGCGAGCAGGAGGTCGACGGGTTGGTGCTGACGGCCGTGGGGATCCCGTACTGGCGGGACTTCACCGGCCCACGGCGCTACGGGGTGCTGCCGTACACCCAGGGCATCGCCGCCACGGCCCGGCTGCTCGGGGTCTGGCCGGGCTGGGGGTTCGGTGGCCGGCAGGCCCGCGGGGTGATCCGCGACTGGGCCTACACCGCCCGCACCGGTCGCTTCCCCGACCTGGAGGGGGTGGACACCGAGGCGGCCGTGCGGCAGATCCGTACCCCGGTGCTGGCCGTCAGCTTCGCGCACGACCAGTACACCCCGCATGCCACCCTGGACCGGCTCTGCGCCAAGCTCCCCGAAGCTGCTGTGGCACGCGTGCGGTATCCCGACCCGCAGGGGGTCCGGCTGGACCACTTCACCTGGGTACGCCACGCCGCCGAGCCCTTGGCCGCCCGGGTGGCCGACTTCGCCGCCACTCTGCCGGCCCGCTGA
- a CDS encoding DUF72 domain-containing protein, which translates to MSVIKVGTSSWADQTLVRSGWYPRAANTPAGRLDYYAGKFPLVEVDTSYYAVPTPETTQGWVAATGDDFTFNVKAYRLFTGHPTPVATLPADLRPSGGPARIRRRDLPPAAYDELWRRFRAALEPIAAADRLGAVLLQFPPWLARSEAARHRIAELAERCRPWRVAVELRHGSWFDGTAALETLAFLREHGLTNCAVDMPQGHPESVPPILIATADLAMVRMHGHSTAWAGGDKEERFRYAYADRELRIWSELLTELAGQADELHVLFNNCCAGQAQRDAERLAGLLAAGRVAAGAERSSR; encoded by the coding sequence ATGAGTGTCATCAAGGTGGGCACGTCCTCATGGGCCGATCAGACCCTGGTACGGTCCGGCTGGTACCCACGGGCGGCGAACACCCCGGCCGGTCGGCTCGACTACTACGCCGGCAAGTTCCCCCTGGTCGAGGTGGACACCTCGTACTACGCCGTGCCGACGCCGGAGACCACCCAGGGCTGGGTAGCGGCCACCGGGGACGACTTCACCTTCAACGTCAAGGCGTACCGCCTCTTCACCGGTCATCCGACCCCGGTCGCCACCCTCCCCGCCGACCTGCGCCCCAGCGGCGGCCCGGCCCGGATCCGCCGCCGGGATCTGCCACCGGCGGCGTACGACGAGTTGTGGCGCCGGTTCCGGGCGGCGCTGGAGCCGATCGCGGCGGCCGACCGGCTCGGCGCGGTGCTGTTGCAGTTCCCGCCGTGGCTGGCCCGCAGCGAGGCGGCCCGGCACCGGATCGCCGAACTGGCCGAACGCTGCCGACCCTGGCGGGTGGCCGTCGAGTTGCGACACGGCTCCTGGTTCGACGGCACCGCGGCGCTGGAGACCCTGGCCTTCCTCCGCGAGCACGGGCTGACCAACTGCGCCGTGGACATGCCGCAGGGCCACCCCGAGTCCGTGCCACCGATCCTGATCGCCACCGCCGACCTGGCGATGGTACGGATGCACGGGCACAGCACCGCCTGGGCCGGCGGCGACAAGGAGGAGCGCTTCCGGTACGCCTACGCGGACCGGGAACTGCGCATCTGGTCGGAGTTGCTGACCGAACTCGCCGGGCAGGCCGACGAACTGCATGTGCTGTTCAACAACTGCTGCGCCGGGCAGGCCCAGCGCGACGCCGAGCGGCTGGCCGGTCTGCTCGCCGCGGGGCGGGTAGCAGCCGGAGCCGAACGGTCGTCGCGCTGA